The following coding sequences are from one Candidatus Omnitrophota bacterium window:
- a CDS encoding ChbG/HpnK family deacetylase → MKYLIVTADDLGLTKSINEGIAKACKEGIVTSVSVIPTGEAFDDAVETIKGLSFKGVGAHLALSETKPLLSSSKFYKNHNGLFFSLLLGIVKQQDIYTELKAQLELLRSKGLDITHINGHEHIHLIPQILDIFIQLAKEYGIPAIRFPRGDVRPKGILSKENYKSFVLNSFARGIENKIKTSGLFHTDFFMGLIDAGNLNIEKIKMMLENLKDGVTEIVTHPGFLSPEVLDRYSWHRAGETELFALTDQRIKDAIKDNNIQLISYETFLSLKKPSRN, encoded by the coding sequence ATGAAGTATCTAATAGTAACCGCGGATGATCTTGGGCTTACCAAAAGCATAAACGAGGGTATCGCTAAGGCGTGCAAAGAGGGTATCGTAACATCCGTCAGCGTAATACCGACGGGTGAGGCATTTGATGACGCTGTAGAAACAATAAAGGGTCTGTCGTTTAAAGGTGTAGGGGCGCACCTCGCGCTTTCAGAGACAAAGCCGCTTCTCTCCTCTTCCAAATTTTATAAAAACCACAATGGACTATTTTTTAGCCTTCTTTTGGGCATAGTAAAGCAGCAAGATATTTACACTGAGCTAAAAGCTCAATTAGAGCTTTTGAGGTCGAAAGGGCTTGATATAACCCACATAAACGGCCACGAACATATACATCTTATACCGCAAATTCTTGATATATTCATTCAGCTTGCGAAAGAGTACGGTATACCTGCGATAAGATTTCCCAGGGGCGATGTGCGGCCAAAGGGCATATTGTCAAAAGAAAATTATAAGTCGTTTGTTCTGAATAGTTTTGCCCGCGGCATAGAAAATAAGATAAAAACTTCGGGGCTATTTCACACGGACTTCTTTATGGGGCTTATCGATGCGGGTAATCTTAATATAGAAAAGATTAAGATGATGCTTGAAAATTTAAAAGATGGCGTTACGGAGATCGTTACCCACCCGGGATTTTTAAGCCCCGAAGTTCTGGATCGCTACAGCTGGCACCGGGCCGGCGAAACCGAATTATTCGCCCTTACCGACCAGCGCATCAAAGACGCCATCAAAGATAATAACATCCAGCTTATATCCTACGAAACATTCCTGTCACTAAAGAAGCCTTCTCGAAACTAA
- a CDS encoding N-acetylmuramoyl-L-alanine amidase, which translates to MQSYLKHKIAVVFVLALFVAGCAAQAPYLKLDQSLNKDMRVFNDVQYVPLLRLCEAYGIDWKWDSFMRTAIITKNGRIILRAGSDRIIINENEKKLSSPVVLTNGIVYVPTSFVRNDLGFIVTARAQETAVKTPIAKSIGRYAIRTIVLDAGHGGKDPGAIGRRLRIKERDITLAIAKKLRNILEDNGIKVIMTRDSDVFIPLQGRARLANSSGADLFVSVHVNASRSRSLNGFECYYLSEATDDNARAIEAFENATLKLDEETILEHSTTLDKTLWDMKLTENRRESAELASYICRSVENSLITRNRGTKTARFYVLKYTRIPSVLVETGYISNKFEELKFRDPGYADRMAEVIAKGVLSYKNEYERTEGFTL; encoded by the coding sequence ATGCAATCATACTTAAAACATAAGATAGCTGTGGTTTTTGTGCTGGCGCTTTTCGTTGCTGGATGCGCCGCGCAGGCGCCATATCTTAAGCTGGACCAGTCCTTAAACAAGGATATGAGGGTCTTCAATGATGTCCAGTATGTGCCGCTTTTAAGGCTGTGCGAAGCGTACGGTATTGATTGGAAATGGGACAGTTTTATGCGCACGGCCATAATTACCAAAAATGGCAGGATAATCCTAAGGGCCGGAAGCGATAGAATTATTATTAATGAAAATGAAAAAAAGTTGTCGAGTCCTGTTGTACTCACTAACGGGATAGTATATGTTCCAACATCGTTTGTGCGAAACGATCTTGGATTTATTGTTACAGCGCGTGCGCAGGAAACGGCTGTAAAGACTCCCATAGCGAAATCCATAGGCAGGTATGCTATACGAACGATAGTCCTTGATGCGGGCCATGGCGGCAAAGACCCGGGCGCTATCGGAAGACGTTTGAGGATAAAAGAGAGGGATATAACTCTTGCCATAGCGAAGAAATTGAGGAATATTCTCGAAGATAACGGGATAAAGGTGATAATGACCAGAGACAGCGATGTGTTTATCCCCCTTCAGGGAAGAGCGCGTTTAGCGAATTCAAGCGGCGCGGACCTTTTTGTAAGCGTCCATGTAAACGCGTCGCGGTCACGTTCGCTGAACGGTTTTGAATGTTACTATCTTTCAGAGGCAACAGACGACAATGCTCGCGCTATAGAGGCATTTGAAAACGCTACATTAAAATTGGATGAAGAAACTATTTTAGAACATTCCACCACTCTTGATAAGACTCTTTGGGATATGAAGTTGACTGAAAACAGGCGCGAATCCGCGGAACTTGCAAGCTATATATGCAGGTCCGTTGAAAATAGTTTAATTACCAGGAATAGGGGAACTAAGACGGCAAGATTTTATGTGCTAAAATATACAAGAATACCGTCGGTGCTTGTAGAAACGGGTTATATAAGCAACAAGTTTGAGGAGCTTAAATTCAGAGATCCCGGGTATGCGGATAGAATGGCGGAGGTTATAGCCAAGGGCGTTTTGTCTTATAAAAACGAATATGAAAGGACGGAGGGCTTTACACTGTGA
- a CDS encoding alpha/beta fold hydrolase has protein sequence MSEFKLLDRSAGSTILLIPGWATDYRIFNPMDIKANYLVPVRFSPLDFEKNLFDEMDKNDLDKVSIMGWSMGGFMAFDLAKKHPPRFDSVTLVSVRERYEGGEIKETMSYLKKNKTAFLYKFYNDCFSKNERDELSRFKKELMKDYLNTMSLDTLLDGLEYLSGSRITPPGPNGMKVRFVHGEEDRIAPVEEARSLSEKFPGSKFIPIETAGHIPFLKNDFDKILND, from the coding sequence GTGTCGGAATTTAAATTATTGGATAGATCTGCCGGCAGCACCATTCTTTTGATACCGGGATGGGCGACAGACTATAGGATATTTAATCCTATGGATATAAAAGCGAATTATCTGGTGCCTGTAAGATTTTCCCCGTTAGATTTCGAAAAAAATCTTTTTGACGAAATGGATAAGAATGACCTGGATAAAGTTTCTATCATGGGCTGGTCGATGGGCGGATTTATGGCATTCGATTTGGCCAAAAAGCACCCGCCCAGATTCGACAGCGTTACCTTGGTAAGCGTGAGGGAAAGATATGAAGGCGGTGAGATAAAGGAAACGATGTCATATCTTAAGAAAAATAAAACAGCTTTTCTTTATAAATTTTACAACGACTGTTTTTCTAAAAACGAAAGAGATGAATTGTCCCGGTTTAAGAAAGAACTTATGAAGGACTATTTGAATACTATGAGCCTCGATACTCTTCTGGATGGGTTAGAATATCTATCCGGAAGCAGGATAACGCCTCCGGGCCCCAATGGAATGAAGGTGAGATTTGTCCATGGCGAAGAAGACCGTATCGCGCCGGTAGAAGAAGCAAGAAGCTTAAGTGAAAAGTTCCCGGGTTCGAAATTCATACCCATCGAAACGGCCGGCCACATCCCTTTTCTTAAAAATGACTTTGACAAAATACTCAATGATTGA
- the bioF gene encoding 8-amino-7-oxononanoate synthase encodes MEELKEFLLKKEEEGLLRRLRPASYRKDGSIYFGEKRYIDLSSNDYLGLAGHPRLVEASKEALDKFGSGSSASRLLSGDLEIHHQLEDRIADFKNKEAALIFNSGYQANVGVFNSIYGKDDCVFSDKLNHASIVDGLLLSRAKVFRFKHNDANNLEDIIKKERSKFKKALIVTETVFSMDGDRSPLKELVDLKERYDCNIMVDEAHATGIYGKNGAGIAEEEGLSDRIDIIMGTFSKALGSFGAYIASSRETADYLINTCRSFIYSTALPPSIIACNLESLKLVREEPHRREKLLNNVAYFRNNLKGANFGIKGASQIVPVIIGENKKTQRAAEDLRAKGWWVLPIRPPTVPQGEARLRFSLTFHHDLSTLQRLLEDLSCVGI; translated from the coding sequence ATGGAAGAGTTGAAAGAATTTTTGTTAAAGAAAGAGGAAGAAGGTCTTTTGCGCCGTCTTCGTCCGGCTTCTTACCGCAAAGACGGCAGTATATATTTCGGAGAGAAAAGGTATATCGATCTCTCCTCAAATGATTATTTGGGGCTCGCGGGCCACCCCAGGCTTGTTGAGGCTTCTAAAGAAGCGCTCGATAAATTTGGCTCCGGAAGCAGCGCATCGCGCCTTCTAAGCGGAGATTTAGAGATTCATCATCAACTCGAAGATCGAATAGCGGATTTCAAAAATAAAGAAGCGGCGCTTATATTTAATTCGGGTTATCAGGCAAATGTAGGCGTCTTTAACTCTATTTACGGTAAAGATGATTGTGTATTTTCCGACAAATTAAACCACGCCAGCATAGTGGACGGCCTCCTTCTCTCCCGCGCCAAAGTATTTAGATTTAAACATAATGACGCCAATAATCTGGAAGATATAATTAAAAAAGAAAGAAGCAAGTTTAAAAAAGCCCTGATAGTTACAGAGACGGTATTCAGCATGGACGGGGATAGGTCGCCGCTTAAAGAGCTCGTCGATTTAAAGGAGCGGTATGATTGCAATATAATGGTGGATGAGGCTCACGCTACTGGCATATACGGCAAGAACGGCGCCGGCATAGCAGAAGAAGAGGGCTTATCCGATCGAATAGACATAATAATGGGCACATTCAGTAAGGCGCTGGGAAGCTTCGGAGCCTACATAGCGTCCTCAAGAGAGACAGCGGATTATCTGATAAATACGTGCAGGAGTTTTATATATTCGACAGCCCTGCCGCCTTCGATCATTGCGTGTAATCTTGAAAGCCTTAAGCTTGTAAGAGAAGAACCGCATAGAAGAGAAAAGCTATTAAATAATGTAGCTTATTTTCGTAATAATCTTAAAGGCGCGAATTTCGGGATAAAAGGGGCCTCGCAGATTGTGCCGGTAATAATCGGTGAGAATAAGAAGACCCAGCGCGCGGCGGAAGATCTCCGGGCCAAAGGATGGTGGGTTTTGCCGATAAGGCCGCCTACGGTGCCGCAGGGCGAGGCGCGCCTAAGATTTTCACTTACATTTCATCATGATTTAAGCACCTTGCAAAGATTGCTGGAGGACTTGTCCTGTGTCGGAATTTAA
- a CDS encoding glycosyltransferase family 39 protein, with product MFKILEKPIIVILLLLLLSGYLYFSQMGKFALTDPDETFYAQTAKEMVEKGEWLTPYLYGKPQFEKPILFYWLVEASYKVFGINEFAARFPSGLFGFIGLAAIYLLGRLLFNNRVGIFSAIVLATNVEYVILANACVTDMLLSTCMLLGVLFFFYGQIRKKGYFYVLSAAALGLSVLTKGPIGLLLPGFIIFVYMMFVRDFTLFKKFKVIAWSSLVFMLIALPWYIVMYKSHANTFMDEFFGFHNITRFLTPEHKTGSEIYYNIPVIFGGFFPWSAFLPLGAWKMLTGIRKPESANRSHSIFMLLWLIVIFIFFTVSSTKLPTYIFPCFISLAVIVGKFWDDFLTRQSERPVIVGMRASYYFLILAVVLGLIGGYIFIKIDSPDILPAAVNAGLFMAFGMGLSFAAFIRKRFLAAFILIACSVGLILYPISKKVLPFVEGYESSKPASRALMAYYKPGDVIGCERDYRPGVAFYTGIIPVFLSNSSNLSEFINKGETVWGVLKKRNITDDSMRVIYQYGKKRVITNSKEELK from the coding sequence ATGTTTAAAATTTTAGAAAAACCCATAATAGTCATATTATTGCTGCTGCTTCTGTCGGGCTATCTCTACTTTTCCCAGATGGGGAAGTTCGCCCTGACAGATCCTGATGAGACTTTTTATGCCCAGACAGCCAAGGAGATGGTGGAAAAGGGAGAATGGCTTACGCCATACCTGTACGGGAAGCCTCAATTTGAGAAACCGATACTTTTTTACTGGCTGGTCGAAGCGTCTTACAAGGTCTTCGGCATAAATGAGTTTGCCGCAAGATTCCCATCGGGCCTTTTTGGATTTATCGGGCTGGCCGCGATATATCTATTGGGCAGGCTTCTTTTTAACAACAGGGTAGGGATATTTTCCGCCATTGTGCTCGCGACAAATGTCGAATATGTGATACTTGCCAACGCGTGCGTGACGGATATGCTTCTTTCGACCTGCATGCTTTTAGGCGTGCTGTTCTTCTTCTACGGACAGATAAGAAAGAAGGGTTATTTTTATGTTTTATCCGCAGCCGCTTTAGGCCTCTCTGTTCTTACCAAAGGCCCTATAGGTTTACTGCTTCCCGGTTTTATAATATTTGTTTATATGATGTTTGTCAGGGATTTTACGCTTTTTAAAAAGTTTAAGGTCATTGCCTGGTCTTCCTTAGTGTTCATGCTTATAGCGCTGCCGTGGTATATAGTAATGTATAAATCGCACGCCAATACCTTTATGGACGAGTTTTTCGGATTCCACAATATAACAAGGTTTCTGACGCCTGAACACAAGACCGGTTCCGAGATATACTACAATATTCCTGTGATCTTCGGCGGGTTCTTCCCATGGAGCGCATTTCTGCCGCTTGGAGCATGGAAGATGTTAACCGGGATCCGGAAACCGGAGTCAGCAAATCGTAGCCATTCTATCTTTATGCTGCTGTGGCTTATAGTGATCTTTATCTTTTTCACGGTTTCCAGCACGAAACTACCCACTTATATCTTCCCATGTTTTATATCTCTTGCTGTTATCGTCGGAAAATTTTGGGACGACTTTTTAACAAGGCAAAGCGAAAGGCCCGTTATTGTTGGCATGAGAGCATCGTATTATTTTCTGATACTGGCTGTAGTCCTGGGATTAATAGGCGGGTACATATTTATAAAAATAGACTCTCCGGATATTTTGCCTGCGGCGGTTAATGCGGGATTATTTATGGCCTTTGGCATGGGGCTCTCTTTCGCCGCATTTATAAGAAAAAGGTTTTTGGCGGCATTTATATTGATAGCATGTTCAGTCGGTTTGATATTGTATCCCATATCCAAAAAGGTTTTGCCGTTTGTGGAAGGATATGAGTCAAGCAAACCGGCTTCCAGGGCTTTAATGGCGTATTATAAGCCGGGCGATGTAATAGGCTGTGAAAGGGATTATAGGCCCGGAGTCGCGTTTTATACAGGTATTATTCCGGTATTCCTTTCTAACAGCAGTAATTTGTCTGAATTTATAAATAAGGGCGAGACTGTCTGGGGAGTATTGAAAAAAAGAAATATTACTGACGATAGTATGCGCGTTATTTATCAATACGGCAAGAAGCGTGTTATCACGAACAGCAAAGAGGAGTTGAAGTAA
- the murI gene encoding glutamate racemase: MSDSRPIGIFDSGVGGLTVFSEVEKVLPKEAIVYFGDTARVPYGTKSKETITKFSVENVEFLMKHNVKLVLVACNTASSLSLGFLKRCFRVPIIGVIEPGARNAVNVTRSSRVGVIGTNATINSGAYEKAIKKISSKTAVYSQKCPLFVPLAEEGWTKDNVTRDIASIYLKPLKKKNIDTLILGCTHYPLLKNVVKEVMGSSVHLVDSAQEVAKEARDLLDASGLLNASSGKKKHKFFVSDQPENFVRLGGRFLKRKMQGVTKIV; the protein is encoded by the coding sequence GTGAGCGACTCCAGGCCGATAGGTATATTTGATTCTGGTGTAGGCGGATTGACGGTATTTAGCGAAGTCGAAAAAGTTTTGCCCAAGGAGGCGATAGTATATTTCGGCGATACCGCGCGCGTGCCATATGGAACAAAATCAAAAGAGACGATAACAAAATTTTCGGTCGAGAATGTGGAATTTTTGATGAAGCACAATGTTAAACTGGTCCTTGTGGCGTGCAACACAGCCTCATCTTTGAGCCTCGGTTTTCTAAAAAGGTGCTTCAGGGTGCCGATAATAGGCGTTATCGAGCCCGGCGCGAGGAACGCCGTTAATGTCACAAGAAGCTCCAGGGTGGGCGTTATAGGTACAAATGCTACGATAAATTCCGGCGCGTACGAGAAGGCGATCAAGAAGATAAGTTCTAAAACGGCGGTCTATAGCCAAAAATGCCCCCTCTTCGTGCCTTTAGCAGAAGAGGGATGGACAAAGGATAACGTGACGCGCGATATCGCGTCGATATACTTAAAGCCGTTGAAGAAGAAAAATATAGACACGCTGATATTAGGCTGCACGCACTATCCGCTTCTAAAGAATGTGGTCAAGGAAGTTATGGGCAGTTCTGTGCACCTGGTAGATTCGGCGCAGGAAGTCGCGAAAGAGGCCCGGGATTTACTGGACGCAAGCGGATTATTAAATGCATCGTCCGGAAAAAAGAAGCATAAATTTTTTGTAAGCGATCAGCCGGAAAATTTCGTAAGATTGGGCGGGCGTTTCCTGAAGAGGAAGATGCAGGGGGTAACAAAAATTGTATGA
- a CDS encoding glycosyltransferase: protein MPRSISFVLPMYNESANITETLRKVSRLASELSDDYEIVIVDDASKDNSADVVEKLALNDSHIKLIRLNNNTKFGGALGEGLRNVSKEVAIYTDADLPVREDDVKKGLALLGEADVITGYSMVIKDAAIKRIVMSKVYNFLVQFLFGLSIKDINSGFKIYKSEVLKGLNLISRSPFVDVEIFAEAKRRGFKIKQFGLLFELRTQGVSTISRLSVVIRTFWDMFKYKFLK, encoded by the coding sequence ATGCCCCGCTCCATATCATTTGTATTGCCGATGTATAATGAATCGGCCAATATTACCGAGACATTGCGCAAAGTGTCGCGGCTTGCGTCGGAGTTATCCGATGACTACGAGATCGTCATCGTCGATGACGCGTCAAAAGATAATAGTGCGGACGTAGTCGAAAAATTGGCCCTGAATGATTCTCATATTAAATTAATAAGGCTTAATAATAATACAAAATTCGGAGGAGCTCTCGGCGAGGGCCTTCGCAATGTGTCGAAAGAAGTCGCCATCTATACTGACGCGGACCTGCCGGTAAGGGAAGACGATGTTAAAAAGGGATTGGCTCTTCTTGGCGAAGCCGATGTTATTACCGGATACAGTATGGTAATAAAAGACGCCGCGATAAAGAGAATAGTGATGTCAAAGGTTTATAATTTTCTGGTGCAGTTTTTATTCGGCCTGAGCATAAAAGATATAAATTCAGGTTTCAAGATATATAAATCAGAAGTCCTGAAAGGGTTGAACCTGATATCTCGAAGCCCGTTTGTGGATGTAGAGATATTTGCCGAAGCGAAAAGAAGAGGATTTAAGATAAAGCAGTTTGGGCTGTTGTTTGAATTGCGCACCCAGGGTGTTTCCACAATATCGAGGCTTTCCGTAGTTATCAGGACTTTCTGGGATATGTTTAAATACAAATTTCTAAAATGA
- the smpB gene encoding SsrA-binding protein SmpB, giving the protein MDKVITSNRKAHHDYFVIESLEAGIQLKGTEVKSIRAGGASLADSFAKLEGSELLLYNMHVAPYEFGNIYNTDPVRPRKLLLHKRQIQKLAAEVSTKHLALIPLKLYFKNGLVKVDLALAKGKKHYDKREAIKQRESDKELKRVLKSRK; this is encoded by the coding sequence ATGGATAAAGTAATAACAAGCAATAGGAAGGCCCATCACGACTATTTCGTGATAGAGAGCCTTGAGGCAGGAATACAGCTAAAAGGGACCGAAGTTAAGTCCATAAGGGCTGGTGGAGCAAGCCTGGCGGATAGCTTCGCGAAGCTTGAAGGTTCCGAGCTTTTGTTGTATAATATGCACGTAGCGCCTTACGAATTCGGTAATATATACAATACGGATCCTGTAAGGCCAAGAAAGTTGCTTCTTCATAAACGTCAGATACAGAAGCTTGCCGCTGAAGTCTCAACGAAGCATCTTGCACTAATACCTCTTAAGCTTTATTTCAAAAATGGACTTGTAAAAGTGGATTTGGCCCTCGCGAAGGGCAAGAAGCATTATGATAAGCGCGAAGCCATAAAGCAGCGCGAATCGGATAAAGAATTAAAAAGAGTATTAAAAAGCAGAAAATAG
- the bioD gene encoding dethiobiotin synthase, protein MSGVRAIFVAGTDTNVGKTIVTGLLGRLLIKNNHKVVTQKWVQTGSGRHLKDIRRHMKLMKRKESEYKAYIPSMAPYTFKFASSPHLAGRLEGAAVKIDTIKKSLACLSEHFDTVIIEGTGGLLVPLDEDRLLIDVIREFRLPVLLVAGNRAGAINHTLLSIEALRSRDIKIIGTIFNNAANDTDEIILKDNPRIVKALSGIEVFGILPHARNADFLFKYFEPIGNKILNHI, encoded by the coding sequence ATGAGCGGGGTGAGAGCGATATTCGTGGCGGGGACAGATACAAATGTCGGCAAAACAATAGTTACCGGATTGCTTGGCCGGCTCCTCATTAAAAATAATCATAAAGTAGTTACACAAAAATGGGTCCAGACAGGATCCGGAAGGCATCTTAAAGATATTCGCCGGCACATGAAACTGATGAAAAGGAAAGAGTCGGAATATAAAGCTTATATTCCTTCGATGGCGCCGTATACTTTTAAATTCGCGTCTTCTCCGCATCTGGCAGGACGTTTGGAAGGCGCGGCCGTAAAGATAGATACTATAAAAAAGTCGCTTGCCTGCCTGTCAGAACATTTTGATACTGTTATAATTGAAGGGACCGGAGGACTGCTGGTTCCTCTGGATGAAGACAGGTTGCTGATAGACGTGATTAGGGAATTTCGCCTGCCTGTGCTTCTTGTAGCGGGAAACAGGGCCGGAGCTATTAATCACACGCTTTTAAGCATAGAAGCGTTAAGGTCGAGAGATATAAAAATCATAGGTACAATTTTTAATAATGCCGCAAATGATACCGATGAGATTATTTTAAAAGACAACCCTCGCATAGTAAAAGCCCTCTCCGGCATAGAAGTCTTTGGAATCTTGCCGCACGCTCGTAATGCGGATTTTTTGTTCAAATATTTTGAACCTATAGGCAATAAAATACTGAACCACATATAA
- a CDS encoding methyltransferase domain-containing protein, translating into MIEKNISRHAHIYDTCANIQYAAARNLIKETPCNEIIDILEIGCGTGSYTLFLRKKFCRANIKALDRSKSMIEVAKKKLKDERVEFIVADAESINLSTKFDLITSNAAFQWFKDFEGAILKYKGALTENGAISFSMFGPATFWELGHSLKAVLGSRIEIDAAGFLKKDAIELIMNRHFKDVAVREEVVKEKFSSLAQLLNKIRSTGAWGDAMKNILLWRRDAFNKVEEAYKLNFGGIETSYQIFFCRGIR; encoded by the coding sequence ATGATTGAGAAGAATATTTCACGTCATGCCCATATTTACGACACGTGCGCGAATATACAATATGCCGCGGCCCGGAATCTCATAAAAGAAACTCCCTGCAATGAAATTATCGATATTCTTGAGATAGGCTGCGGCACCGGCAGTTACACACTTTTTTTAAGAAAGAAATTCTGCAGGGCGAATATAAAGGCGTTGGATAGATCAAAAAGCATGATCGAAGTTGCCAAAAAGAAATTAAAAGACGAAAGGGTCGAATTTATAGTGGCGGATGCCGAGTCGATAAATCTAAGCACAAAGTTCGACCTTATTACGTCTAACGCGGCGTTCCAATGGTTTAAGGATTTCGAAGGCGCTATATTAAAATATAAAGGCGCTCTTACTGAAAACGGCGCCATATCATTCTCTATGTTCGGGCCCGCGACTTTCTGGGAATTGGGCCATTCTTTAAAGGCGGTTTTGGGCAGCCGCATAGAGATAGACGCCGCCGGTTTTTTAAAGAAAGACGCGATAGAATTGATAATGAACAGGCATTTTAAGGATGTCGCTGTGAGGGAAGAGGTTGTAAAAGAGAAGTTCTCTTCACTTGCGCAGTTGTTGAATAAAATAAGATCCACGGGCGCCTGGGGCGATGCCATGAAGAACATTCTTTTATGGCGCAGGGATGCTTTTAATAAGGTGGAAGAAGCGTATAAATTAAATTTTGGCGGGATCGAAACATCATATCAGATATTTTTCTGCAGAGGAATAAGATGA
- the queD gene encoding 6-carboxytetrahydropterin synthase QueD: protein MYEIKIQSSFSAAHNLRNYHGKCENLHGHNWKVEAIFAYDSLDKDGMAIDFKEAKAMLRAVLEEFDHSYLNEAGIFKDINPTSENMAKFIYDMLKKKDKHIYSVCVWENDSSCATYRA from the coding sequence TTGTATGAAATAAAGATACAGTCATCATTCAGCGCGGCGCATAATCTTCGGAATTACCATGGCAAATGCGAAAATCTTCACGGCCATAATTGGAAGGTCGAAGCGATATTTGCTTACGACTCCTTAGATAAAGACGGCATGGCAATAGATTTTAAAGAGGCCAAGGCTATGTTGAGAGCCGTTCTCGAGGAGTTTGACCATTCGTATCTTAACGAGGCGGGGATATTTAAAGATATCAATCCAACATCCGAAAATATGGCGAAGTTCATATACGATATGTTAAAAAAGAAGGATAAACACATATATTCGGTCTGTGTGTGGGAGAATGATAGCTCCTGCGCGACATATAGAGCTTAA
- the bioA gene encoding adenosylmethionine--8-amino-7-oxononanoate transaminase, translating to MKNWIEKDLQYIWHPYTQMKDCRKLPPILIERAKGVKLYDDKGNFYYDTISSWWCNIHGHNRPEINKAIMKQLDSMGHVMFAGFTHKSAILLAERILSVVPGNLAKVFFSDDGSTAVETALKMSFQYWQNTGKRHKTKFVSLDCGYHGDTIGAMSVAGVGLFNKVFEKLFFKSFKVPSPYCYRCPMGKKRTSCALECTIPLEALLKNKGREIAAFILEPLVMAAGGMIVYPKEYLALAARICDKYGVHLIADEVATGFGRTGKMFACDHVKIKPDFLCLSKGITAGYMPLGMTITTDNIYKAFYAEYDKRKTFYSGHTYTANPIACSCALASLDIFKKERTLDKMKKTMPILHDELERFRSLPIVGDVRHIGMIGAIELVRDKKTKEGFGFKRRIGLEIYKKGLKRSLVLRPLGDIIYLFPPLCIDRADVEYILRNTYDIIRAL from the coding sequence ATGAAAAACTGGATAGAAAAAGATCTGCAATATATCTGGCACCCCTATACACAGATGAAGGATTGCCGAAAACTGCCTCCCATACTTATCGAAAGGGCAAAGGGTGTTAAATTATACGACGACAAAGGAAATTTTTATTATGACACCATTTCGAGCTGGTGGTGCAACATCCATGGCCATAATCGTCCCGAGATCAACAAAGCGATAATGAAACAACTGGACTCCATGGGCCACGTAATGTTCGCCGGGTTTACACACAAGAGCGCGATACTTTTAGCGGAGAGGATCCTCTCTGTAGTTCCCGGTAATCTTGCCAAAGTATTTTTTTCCGACGATGGTTCTACCGCCGTTGAAACCGCGCTCAAAATGTCATTTCAGTATTGGCAGAATACGGGCAAGCGGCACAAGACTAAATTTGTATCGTTAGATTGCGGCTACCACGGCGATACGATAGGCGCGATGTCCGTCGCAGGCGTGGGCCTGTTCAATAAAGTATTTGAAAAACTTTTTTTCAAATCATTTAAAGTGCCGTCGCCTTATTGTTACCGCTGTCCTATGGGTAAAAAGAGAACCTCCTGCGCATTAGAATGTACAATACCGCTCGAAGCGCTTCTTAAAAATAAAGGCCGGGAGATCGCGGCATTTATCCTGGAGCCTCTCGTGATGGCGGCGGGAGGCATGATAGTATATCCTAAGGAATACCTTGCTTTGGCCGCGCGGATCTGTGATAAATATGGCGTTCATCTTATAGCGGATGAAGTGGCGACGGGTTTTGGAAGAACAGGAAAGATGTTCGCGTGTGATCATGTAAAGATCAAACCCGATTTTCTATGCCTTTCCAAAGGCATAACCGCCGGCTATATGCCGTTAGGCATGACCATTACGACCGATAATATCTACAAAGCATTTTACGCGGAGTATGATAAGAGAAAAACGTTTTATAGCGGCCATACTTATACAGCAAATCCCATTGCCTGCTCATGCGCCTTAGCCAGCCTTGATATCTTCAAGAAGGAAAGGACGCTGGATAAGATGAAGAAGACAATGCCCATATTGCATGATGAGCTGGAACGGTTCAGGTCCCTGCCAATAGTGGGCGATGTAAGGCATATCGGCATGATAGGCGCTATAGAATTAGTCAGAGATAAAAAAACAAAAGAAGGTTTTGGCTTTAAAAGAAGGATAGGCCTTGAGATATATAAAAAGGGGTTAAAGAGATCCTTGGTTTTAAGGCCTCTTGGTGATATCATATATCTATTTCCGCCCCTATGTATCGATAGAGCCGATGTGGAATATATCCTGCGCAATACGTATGATATCATCCGGGCTCTTTAA